In Nitrospirota bacterium, one DNA window encodes the following:
- a CDS encoding metalloregulator ArsR/SmtB family transcription factor produces the protein MKKTLFLFKALSDETRLRILNLLTGGEVCVCHLTEALQVGQSKVSRHLSYLKNAGWVEDRRDGLWVYYRLVPAKTHFHRKEMEALTLCFQENKSFRQDIKTLRRILKSNGLCE, from the coding sequence ATGAAAAAAACCCTCTTTCTTTTCAAAGCCCTTTCGGATGAAACACGTCTTCGAATCCTCAACCTGTTGACAGGCGGAGAAGTTTGCGTCTGCCACCTGACCGAAGCTCTTCAGGTCGGCCAATCGAAGGTGTCACGGCATTTGTCCTATCTTAAAAACGCCGGATGGGTGGAGGATCGAAGGGATGGGCTTTGGGTTTACTACCGTCTTGTGCCAGCCAAAACTCATTTTCATCGTAAAGAAATGGAAGCTCTGACGCTCTGTTTTCAAGAAAACAAATCCTTCCGGCAGGATATTAAAACGCTTCGTCGAATATTGAAAAGTAATGGCCTTTGCGAATGA
- a CDS encoding CBS domain-containing protein, whose amino-acid sequence MIKIKQIMTKNPVKVEAQKTVREVINLMAEKKLGSLLIRKGDDIVGIIEEADIIRKVLGKDLNPYVTKVEDVMSVPFVIDQEKTDNEASDMMFQNHVRHLAVTEDSKIIGIVSMYDLIRPVYGGKTFWT is encoded by the coding sequence ATGATAAAAATCAAACAGATCATGACAAAAAACCCCGTAAAGGTTGAGGCACAAAAAACGGTACGGGAAGTTATAAACCTGATGGCTGAAAAAAAATTGGGGAGCCTCCTGATCCGTAAAGGGGATGACATTGTGGGAATTATCGAGGAAGCGGATATTATTCGAAAAGTCCTCGGAAAAGATTTAAATCCTTATGTCACCAAGGTGGAGGATGTCATGTCTGTTCCTTTTGTCATTGATCAGGAAAAGACCGATAACGAGGCCAGCGATATGATGTTTCAAAATCATGTGAGGCATCTTGCCGTAACGGAAGATTCTAAAATTATCGGCATCGTGTCTATGTACGATTTAATTAGACCGGTATACGGAGGGAAAACCTTCTGGACCTGA
- a CDS encoding pirin family protein: MSQTRKIKSIWKSVPTMEGAGVKLKRAFGNSQVPKLDPFLLMDDFHSNDPSEYLAGFPWHPHRGIETITYVLEGRVEHEDSMGNKGNIVSGDVQWMTAGSGILHQEMPKIGDNKRIWGYQLWANLPAAHKMMEPRYRDLKSTRIPEVKLSSGVTVKVISGRVDGTSGPVKDIVIDPEYLDVSVPSRTSFTHPVKSGHTVFTYVLAGKGYFDPTDNAGAIEVVGSNDNEVKKKGKIGAENLVLYESQGDQIEINTEDEPVRFLLISGMPIGEPVAWYGPIVMNTQEELQVAFEEYQNKTFIKQKAK, translated from the coding sequence ATGTCCCAAACAAGGAAAATAAAATCGATATGGAAAAGCGTGCCGACCATGGAGGGCGCTGGGGTTAAACTCAAAAGAGCCTTTGGCAATTCCCAGGTTCCCAAATTGGACCCCTTTCTTCTAATGGACGATTTCCATTCAAATGATCCTTCCGAATACCTTGCCGGCTTTCCCTGGCATCCCCACCGCGGCATCGAAACGATTACCTATGTTTTGGAAGGGAGAGTAGAGCACGAGGACAGCATGGGAAATAAAGGGAATATTGTTTCGGGAGACGTTCAATGGATGACGGCCGGAAGCGGCATCCTTCATCAGGAAATGCCAAAAATAGGGGACAACAAACGGATTTGGGGATATCAGCTCTGGGCCAACCTCCCGGCTGCCCATAAAATGATGGAGCCCCGCTATCGCGACCTGAAGAGCACCCGGATTCCGGAGGTCAAACTCTCTTCCGGCGTGACGGTGAAAGTCATCAGCGGAAGGGTAGACGGGACCTCCGGACCTGTCAAAGACATCGTCATCGATCCGGAATATCTCGATGTTTCGGTCCCTTCCCGAACCTCTTTTACTCATCCCGTCAAGTCCGGACATACCGTTTTCACCTATGTTTTGGCGGGAAAGGGCTATTTTGACCCAACGGATAACGCGGGCGCCATAGAAGTGGTCGGTTCAAACGATAACGAGGTTAAAAAAAAGGGGAAGATCGGCGCCGAAAATCTGGTTCTCTACGAATCACAGGGAGACCAAATTGAGATTAATACGGAGGATGAACCGGTCCGTTTTCTTCTGATTTCAGGCATGCCGATCGGGGAGCCGGTTGCGTGGTACGGGCCGATTGTCATGAACACGCAGGAGGAATTGCAAGTTGCCTTTGAGGAATATCAAAACAAGACTTTTATAAAGCAAAAAGCCAAATAG
- a CDS encoding arsenate reductase ArsC yields the protein MKIQGSDTQKKKKVLFICTGNSARSQMAEGLTRHLSKGSVEVHSAGLEPKGLNPYAIKVMDEIGINIRDQKSKEIYPALLNQADLIVTVCGNAEERCPVTPPGIQRLHWPLPDPAKATGSESEISSRFRGVRDEIRKRIESLLKEPGFDDVKRRQP from the coding sequence ATGAAAATACAGGGTTCTGACACGCAAAAGAAAAAGAAAGTTTTATTTATCTGTACAGGTAATTCCGCCCGCAGCCAGATGGCTGAAGGGCTGACCCGGCATCTGAGCAAAGGCTCGGTCGAAGTCCATAGCGCCGGGCTAGAGCCAAAGGGGCTTAACCCTTATGCCATTAAGGTCATGGATGAAATAGGAATTAATATTCGAGATCAAAAATCAAAAGAGATTTACCCGGCCCTCTTGAATCAGGCCGATTTGATCGTTACGGTTTGCGGCAACGCCGAGGAACGTTGCCCCGTCACCCCGCCCGGCATCCAACGGCTCCACTGGCCTCTGCCCGATCCGGCGAAAGCCACAGGATCAGAATCAGAGATTTCTTCCCGGTTTCGCGGGGTCAGAGATGAAATACGAAAAAGGATCGAGTCCCTCCTCAAGGAGCCCGGGTTCGACGATGTCAAGAGGCGCCAGCCTTAA
- a CDS encoding patatin-like phospholipase family protein → MSEKIALVLSGGGSKGAIDVGLYQAINELGMKVDFIVGTSIGAVNGAFIASGVPPAEVAALWRNLKTSDLYGFNWENLWKFFKADSLYDHYRFRGFLERYLPVETFEELKTPLIVPCTNFQTGQPLYVRMGNLVDALMASTAMPGIFPPQTCQGYQLVDGAVTENVPLEVAVNEGATTILTMQYNCCTPSDRPVHGLLKILTRAFSIALDRKTMCDIRQYGSKARLIVMEPAFGLNIDLLDFRHSQILMEKAYTFSKEFLAREIGKS, encoded by the coding sequence ATGAGTGAAAAGATTGCTCTGGTTCTAAGCGGCGGGGGGAGTAAAGGAGCCATCGATGTAGGGCTTTACCAGGCCATAAATGAACTGGGGATGAAGGTGGATTTCATTGTCGGGACCTCTATCGGCGCGGTCAACGGCGCCTTTATTGCCTCCGGTGTTCCTCCGGCGGAGGTCGCGGCCTTGTGGCGGAACCTTAAAACATCCGATCTCTATGGTTTTAACTGGGAGAACCTCTGGAAATTCTTCAAGGCAGACAGTCTTTATGACCATTACCGTTTTAGAGGATTTTTGGAGCGTTATTTGCCCGTGGAGACCTTTGAGGAACTTAAAACGCCGTTGATTGTCCCCTGCACCAATTTTCAAACCGGTCAGCCGTTATACGTTCGTATGGGAAATCTGGTCGATGCCCTGATGGCCAGCACCGCGATGCCCGGAATTTTTCCACCGCAAACGTGTCAGGGCTACCAGCTCGTGGATGGCGCCGTGACAGAAAATGTCCCGTTGGAAGTAGCCGTAAACGAAGGGGCGACCACTATTCTCACCATGCAGTATAACTGTTGTACCCCTTCTGACAGGCCGGTCCATGGATTGTTGAAAATTCTCACCCGGGCGTTTAGCATCGCGTTAGACCGTAAAACGATGTGCGATATCCGGCAATACGGTTCAAAGGCTAGACTCATCGTCATGGAACCTGCCTTTGGGCTTAATATTGATCTTCTGGATTTCCGGCATAGCCAAATCCTGATGGAGAAGGCCTATACATTTTCAAAGGAATTTCTGGCCCGGGAAATCGGGAAGTCTTGA
- a CDS encoding cation-translocating P-type ATPase, with amino-acid sequence MKPTHLELQSIQGLSEQEATRRLKEEGYNELPADRSRDLWALLLGVLKEPMFLLLLAAGTVYIVLGDLAGAFTLLVSIFGIIGITLYQEQKVERVLEALRDLSSPRALIVRDGKPVRVAGREVVRGDFLVVEEGDRVPADAVILSSKGLMVDESLLTGESVPVRKFPDEKKSVMERPGGEGSSFLYSGSLVVQGRGVAEVLATGPNSELGRIGKVLQKQSLGKTPLQQETGRLVRTVAVLGLLSCGLVVLIFGLIRGGWLEGILNGLTLAMAILPEEFPVVLTVFLALGAWRISRQRVLTRRPSAIEALGSAMVLCVDKTGTLTQNRMEVKKLFSGSAVYPVQSHDSERLPENFHSLLEFSILASEINPFDPMEKAFQELGKRYLVQTEHLHSDWTLVHEYALEPALMAMSHVWKASDGEEFVVATKGAPEAIADLCHLTETRQADLARQATAMAAEGLRVLGVAKASFQGNQWPSLQHDFNFEFVGLLGLADPLRSTVPAAIKECYSAGIRVVMMTGDYPITARAIARQAGLVPAENILTGSDLESLTETELSHGVKTTNIFARVAPEQKLRIVNAFKMNGQVVAMTGDGVNDAPALKGAHIGIAMGKRGTDVAREASSLVLLDDDFTSIVHAVRLGRRIHDNLQKAMSYLLAVHVPIAGMSLLPLIFGWPVMFMPIHIVFMEFIIDPACSIVFEAEEEEGDVMKRPPRDPDEPLFRRKTLMFLLLQGVIVLGIVLGIFGIALSYGLGERHARALAFTTLIISNLAQILTNRSLTSPLWAALKKPNSALWWIFGGTLIFLGLALYLPGLRGLFKFAPLSFLEMTLCFLLGGGSALWVEALKFLKDRARKKGS; translated from the coding sequence ATTAAACCAACCCATTTAGAGCTTCAGTCAATTCAGGGACTTTCAGAACAGGAAGCAACGCGCAGGCTCAAAGAAGAAGGGTACAACGAACTCCCTGCAGACCGCTCCCGTGACCTTTGGGCCCTTCTCCTGGGAGTACTCAAGGAACCGATGTTTCTCCTCCTATTGGCCGCGGGTACGGTTTATATCGTTCTGGGTGATTTAGCTGGGGCGTTTACTCTGCTCGTTTCTATATTCGGAATCATCGGCATAACGCTTTACCAGGAACAAAAGGTTGAACGGGTTCTGGAAGCTCTGCGAGACCTTTCCAGCCCGCGAGCCCTTATCGTCCGGGATGGCAAACCGGTTCGGGTTGCGGGCCGTGAAGTGGTGAGAGGAGATTTTCTCGTGGTTGAGGAAGGAGACCGGGTGCCAGCCGATGCCGTCATTCTTTCCAGCAAAGGCCTGATGGTCGATGAATCCCTGTTAACTGGAGAGTCTGTTCCGGTTCGAAAGTTTCCAGATGAAAAAAAGAGCGTTATGGAGCGTCCAGGGGGGGAAGGCTCTTCTTTTCTCTATTCCGGTTCTCTCGTGGTTCAAGGAAGGGGAGTGGCCGAAGTTCTCGCAACGGGGCCAAACAGCGAGTTGGGCCGAATCGGCAAGGTGCTGCAAAAACAGAGCTTGGGGAAAACCCCCTTGCAGCAGGAGACCGGTCGGTTGGTGCGGACCGTTGCTGTATTGGGTCTTCTCTCGTGCGGATTGGTCGTTCTCATTTTTGGACTGATCAGAGGCGGGTGGCTGGAAGGTATCCTGAACGGACTGACGCTGGCGATGGCCATTCTTCCGGAAGAGTTTCCGGTTGTCTTAACCGTTTTTCTGGCTCTCGGGGCGTGGCGCATTTCCAGGCAGCGGGTTTTGACCCGGCGCCCCTCCGCGATTGAAGCGCTGGGTTCGGCCATGGTCCTCTGTGTGGATAAGACCGGCACGCTGACTCAAAACCGGATGGAGGTGAAAAAGCTCTTTTCCGGCAGCGCCGTTTACCCCGTTCAGAGCCATGACTCTGAACGCCTGCCGGAAAATTTTCATTCATTATTGGAATTCAGCATCCTTGCGAGCGAAATTAATCCTTTCGATCCGATGGAAAAAGCGTTCCAGGAATTGGGAAAACGATACCTTGTTCAGACGGAACATCTGCATAGCGACTGGACGCTTGTACATGAATACGCCCTTGAACCCGCTTTGATGGCCATGTCCCATGTCTGGAAAGCGTCAGACGGGGAAGAATTTGTCGTGGCAACGAAAGGGGCGCCGGAAGCCATCGCCGATCTTTGCCATTTGACTGAAACCAGGCAAGCGGACCTGGCCCGGCAGGCAACCGCCATGGCCGCCGAGGGATTACGCGTTCTGGGCGTCGCTAAAGCCTCCTTCCAGGGAAATCAATGGCCTTCTCTCCAGCATGATTTTAATTTTGAATTCGTGGGGCTTCTTGGCCTGGCTGATCCTCTTCGGTCGACGGTGCCCGCCGCGATAAAGGAATGTTATTCGGCCGGGATTCGGGTGGTGATGATGACGGGAGATTACCCCATTACGGCACGGGCCATTGCCCGTCAGGCCGGCCTTGTCCCCGCCGAAAATATTCTTACCGGGAGCGATCTGGAGTCGCTCACCGAAACTGAATTGAGCCATGGCGTTAAAACAACGAACATATTCGCCCGGGTCGCGCCTGAACAAAAATTAAGAATCGTCAACGCCTTTAAGATGAATGGCCAGGTGGTGGCCATGACGGGAGACGGTGTTAATGACGCGCCGGCGCTCAAAGGGGCCCATATCGGTATTGCCATGGGGAAGCGCGGGACCGACGTGGCCCGTGAGGCGTCTTCGCTTGTTCTCCTGGACGACGATTTTACCTCGATTGTCCATGCCGTAAGGCTCGGCCGGCGCATTCATGATAATTTGCAGAAAGCGATGTCCTACCTCCTTGCCGTGCATGTCCCGATTGCCGGGATGTCTCTTCTACCGTTGATATTCGGCTGGCCCGTCATGTTTATGCCGATTCATATCGTCTTTATGGAATTTATTATCGATCCGGCGTGTTCGATTGTTTTTGAAGCCGAAGAGGAGGAAGGTGATGTGATGAAACGCCCCCCTCGCGATCCGGACGAACCCCTTTTTAGACGAAAAACGCTGATGTTTCTGTTGTTGCAAGGCGTGATTGTTTTAGGAATCGTTTTGGGAATATTTGGTATTGCCCTGTCTTACGGGTTAGGAGAGAGGCATGCCCGGGCGCTGGCTTTTACAACTTTAATTATTTCCAATCTTGCGCAGATTTTAACCAATCGTTCTTTGACCAGCCCCCTCTGGGCGGCCTTGAAAAAGCCAAACTCCGCTCTCTGGTGGATTTTTGGAGGGACCCTGATTTTTCTCGGCCTGGCTCTCTATCTTCCCGGATTGCGCGGGCTGTTTAAGTTTGCCCCTCTTTCTTTTCTTGAAATGACCCTCTGCTTCCTGCTGGGCGGGGGGAGCGCTCTCTGGGTTGAAGCCCTTAAGTTTTTGAAAGATCGCGCCAGAAAGAAAGGGTCTTGA
- a CDS encoding MIP family channel protein, translating into MPVHTRESLRSCLAEFTGTFFLVLAGCGALVIDQIVPGQITHVGIALTFGLAVMAMIYATGHLSGAHLNPAVTLGFAFCRHFAWKKILPYWLAQILGALAAALVLKGLFGNVGHLGTTLPQYGLWQTFFLEFFLTFFLMFVIMAVATDSRAVGEAAAIAIGGTVGMEALFAGPISGASMNPARSLGPALVSGTLEHLWVYLLAPLTGAVLGAFFYQLIKGDHQPKRFS; encoded by the coding sequence ATGCCTGTTCACACGCGCGAATCGTTAAGATCCTGTCTTGCGGAATTTACCGGAACCTTTTTTCTGGTTTTGGCCGGTTGCGGCGCGCTGGTCATCGACCAAATCGTACCCGGACAGATTACCCATGTCGGGATAGCCCTGACCTTCGGACTGGCTGTCATGGCAATGATCTACGCGACAGGGCATCTTTCGGGGGCCCATCTTAATCCTGCCGTGACCCTGGGTTTTGCATTTTGCCGGCATTTCGCATGGAAAAAGATTTTGCCGTATTGGCTGGCCCAGATTTTGGGGGCCCTTGCCGCCGCGCTGGTGTTGAAAGGTTTATTCGGTAACGTCGGCCATCTTGGAACCACGCTTCCGCAGTACGGCCTCTGGCAAACCTTTTTTCTCGAATTTTTCCTCACTTTTTTTCTGATGTTTGTCATTATGGCGGTCGCCACCGATTCCCGCGCGGTTGGTGAGGCGGCGGCCATCGCAATTGGAGGAACCGTCGGAATGGAAGCCCTCTTTGCAGGCCCGATTTCCGGGGCTTCGATGAATCCGGCCCGGTCTTTGGGACCCGCTCTGGTTTCAGGCACTCTTGAACATCTCTGGGTCTATCTTCTCGCGCCATTGACGGGAGCGGTCCTGGGGGCTTTTTTCTATCAGCTGATTAAGGGGGATCATCAACCTAAAAGATTCTCATGA